Proteins from a genomic interval of Rosa chinensis cultivar Old Blush chromosome 2, RchiOBHm-V2, whole genome shotgun sequence:
- the LOC112188447 gene encoding uncharacterized protein LOC112188447 — MARVGLVCLVLLAGILVVQAMAEKSELNPTEAKPQNGVLAAHSDSDSGSDQSSVSVAEEPSHSMEESQVAEGPSIRRLGSSKHHQDKSVAGGGVIIGGLVTAIFAAVFCYIRVTRKRGGVY; from the coding sequence ATGGCTAGAGTTGGTCTGGTTTGCCTAGTTCTTCTAGCTGGGATCCTTGTGGTCCAGGCAATGGCTGAAAAATCTGAGCTGAACCCAACTGAGGCTAAGCCCCAAAATGGGGTTTTAGCAGCACATTCAGATTCAGATTCAGGTTCAGATCAGAGTAGTGTTTCTGTTGCTGAAGAGCCATCTCATAGTATGGAGGAGTCTCAAGTGGCTGAAGGCCCATCTATCAGAAGGTTGGGGTCCTCAAAACATCACCAAGATAAGTCTGTTGCTGGTGGAGGTGTTATTATTGGTGGGCTTGTCACTGCCATTTTTGCAGCTGTCTTTTGCTACATCAGAGTCACCAGAAAAAGGGGAGGTGTTTATTAA